A window from Thunnus albacares chromosome 19, fThuAlb1.1, whole genome shotgun sequence encodes these proteins:
- the LOC122969167 gene encoding zymogen granule membrane protein 16-like gives MHYIALFVLLTASVLADNAPQYYSFSPAVGSGSGSAYSLTGEGRITAVRVWEAYNNYIYGIQFRYGFIWSPVVGSRSGTPQEMELYEGEAIIQISGKYAHYVQWVVFTTNRGRTLFVGQPTGHSFNMYPAHSEAELRFISGRVHGAITSIGAHWAVVNPAEKSTTEH, from the exons ATGCATTACATTGCCCTCTTCGTTCTGCTCACAGCCTCTGTCTTGGCTGACA ACGCACCTCAGTACTACTCCTTCTCCCCAGCGGTGGGGTCAGGAAGTGGCAGCGCATACAGTCTCACTGGAGAGGGACGGATCACAGCTGTCCGAGTCTGGGAGGCCTACAACAACTACATCTATGG CATCCAGTTCCGCTATGGCTTCATCTGGTCCCCTGTTGTTGGCTCCCGATCTGGCACCCCCCAAGAGATGGAGTTATATGAGGGTGAAGCCATCATCCAGATTTCTGGGAAATACGCTCACTATGTGCAGTGGGTAGTGTTCACCACTAACAGAGGTCGCACGCTGTTTGTGGGCCAACCCACTGGCCATTCTTTCAACATGTATCCTGCCCACAGCGAGGCCGAGCTGCGTTTCATCAGCGGCAGAGTTCACGGAGCCATCACCTCCATTGGAGCCCACTGGGCCGTTGTCAATCCGGCTGAAAAGAGCACCACCGAGCACTGA
- the abrab gene encoding actin binding Rho activating protein b, with the protein MSDKQTGQASQRKPSTNKNIKKLRTISMVCSLTRSWQQWVTENENKQATEPSGWAPSWMREPAEEPKKTWVPKKPHPTQNQPTEVSQHHVVDEAQKISTPHEETKDAAKTEEVKASAETPAVSPIKTKQVVKTVTSGAQEKSAGIGLLTEKIKKEALPSDEEIDKLLKKRSSPTRRRKCSNMVSSLTKSWKQVENEQKFGKEGGEPVEGHPCGVDKEDSGHPEVEEKLNIEDAQEFRTISMKEAEEKDSEEDSESEVQIKRSTVPTYKKEAEDANKINALSKKYSAVGNLKSRWQNWASEHTVNQKLNPFSEYFDYDYSMSLRLQKGEDGYGRPKEGTKTAERAKRAERHIHREIDDMCYVLRTMADPDPDGKTRVTFGELFDRYVRISDKVVGILLRARKHGKVAFEGEMLWQGQDDGVIITLLV; encoded by the exons ATGTCAGACAAACAGACTGGTCAAGCCTCCCAAAGGAAGCCATCCACCAACAAGAACATCAAGAAGCTCCGAACCATTAGCATGGTGTGCAGCCTGACGAGGAGCTGGCAGCAGTGGGTGACAGAGAACGAGAACAAGCAGGCAACTGAACCCAGCGGCTGGGCTCCCTCTTGGATGAGAGAACCAGCAGAGGAACCTAAAAAGACATGGGTCCCCAAGAAGCCTCATCCCACTCAAAACCAGCCAACAGAAGTCTCTCAGCATCATGTAGTTGACGAGGCTCAAAAGATATCAACTCCCCATGAGGAGACCAAAGATGCAGCCAAGACTGAGGAGGTTAAGGCCTCAGCTGAAACACCAGCTGTGTCTCCTATCAAGACAAAGCAGGTGGTGAAGACCGTGACCAGTGGGGCCCAGGAGAAAAGTGCTGGCATCGGGCTACTCACTGAGAAGATCAAGAAAGAGGCTCTGCCGTCAGATGAGGAGATTGACAAGCTGCTGAAGAAGAGAAGCTCACCGACACGCCGCAGAAAGTGCTCCAATATGGTGTCATCACTGACCAAAAGCTGGAAGCAGGTGGAGAATGAACAGAAGTTTggaaaagaaggaggagaaCCAGTAGAGGGACACCCTTGTGGGGTTGATAAAGAGGACAGTGGACACCCTGAAGTAGAGGAGAAACTAAACATAGAGGATGCTCAAGAATTCAGGACAATCTCTATGAAAGAGGCAGAAGAAAAAGACTCTGAAGAAGACTCTGAATCAGAAGTGCAGATCAAAAGATCCACAGTCCCAAC GTACAAAAAGGAAGCTGAGGATGCCAATAAGATCAACGCCCTCTCCAAGAAATACAGCGCTGTGGGAAATCTCAAGAGCCGCTGGCAGAATTGGGCCTCAGAGCACACCGTCAACCAGAAACTAAACCCCTTCAGTGAATACTTTGATTATGATTACTCCATGTCCCTCCGCCTCCAAAAAGGCGAAGACGGCTACGGACGCCCCAAGGAGGGCACTAAAACAGCGGAGAGAGCTAAACGCGCCGAGCGACACATCCACCGGGAGATTGACGACATGTGTTACGTGCTCAGGACTATGGCTGATCCAGACCCAGACGGAAAGACCAGAGTCACGTTCGGAGAGCTGTTTGACAGATATGTCCGGATCTCCGATAAGGTGGTGGGGATACTGCTGAGAGCCAGGAAACATGGGAAGGTTGCGTTTGAGGGAGAGATGTTGTGGCAAGGCCAGGATGATGGAGTAATCATCACTCTGCTGGTGTGA